The nucleotide window gcactgttctaaatggCATAGATGTGTTAATTTACataatccttataacaacccAAAAAGGTGGGTattattttatcctcattttacagataagaaaatggaggcttagaggttaagtaatttgtccagggtcacacaggtaGGAAAtagcagaaccaggatttgacTTTATTCAGTCTGGTACCAGAACTTATTTGCTTCACATAATATATTACACATTATACTGCCATCCTCCATACATCTGAGCATCTTGGCTTGGTCTCAAGGCCTCTCTCATTgtatcatttctctctttctctctctctgtcttcatggGATTGCAGGATGGTGTCAGGTTGAGAGAACAGGAGCTGGTTTCCGTCCATGTGTTTCCATTCTTTCTCCCAGTGGGTAGAGTCCTCCCTAACCATGAGTGTCCCTTTAATCTGTCCATAGGTCACTGCATCCGGAGGGtcccagaaggggaaggaggcGTTGCCTCCACTGTAGCAGCTGCACCCACGATGCAGAGCATCAAGTGTGTGGTGGTGGGCGATGGGGCTGTGGGCAAGACGTGCCTGCTCATCTGCTACACAACTAATGCCTTCCCCAAGGAATACATCCCCACGGTGTTCGACAATTACAGTGCCCAGAGCGCAGTTGATGGGCGTACGGTGAACCTGAACCTGTGGGACACAGCGGGCCAGGAGGAGTACGACCGACTCCGCACACTCTCCTACCCTCAGACCAACGTCTTTGTCATCTGTTTCTCCATTGCCAGTCCGCCCTCCTACGAGAATGTGCGGCACAAGTGGCATCCAGAGGTGTGCCACCACTGCCCTGATGTGCCCATCCTCCTAGTGGGCACCAAGAAGGACCTGAGAGCCCAGCCTGACACCCTACGGCGCCTTAAGGAGCAGGGCCAGGCACCTATCACACCGCAGCAGGGCCAGGCCCTGGCCAAGCAGATCCATGCTGTGCGCTACCTCGAGTGCTCAGCCCTGCAGCAGGACGGCGTCAAGGAAGTGTTTGCTGAGGCTGTCCGGGCTGTGCTCAACCCCACGCCCATCAAGCGTGGGCGGTCCTGTGTCCTCTTGTGACCCTGGCACTCAGCTTGGAGGCTGCCCCTATCCCCCCACCAGTTGTGCCTTGGCGCCTTGTCTGCCCCCAGCTGTGCCTTAAGGACTAATTCTGGCACCCCTTGCCAGGGGGCTCCCTGAATGCCCTTTTCTCTGAATGCCTAATTCTCCCTACTGAAGCCCACAGGGAAGGGGGCTTTGGGCCCTGCCCAACTCTGCTTGGGAGTACCAGGTATCCCTGAGAGCTCACCCAGGCCGAGAGTGGATGACCCCTCTCCAAGAAGCCAACCGAagtgcccctcccccatttcccCTACTGATCCAGCTTTCCACACAGATGTTGCTGCCTATTGTGGTGCCTTCTTTCAGGTTAGGAGCTCTCAGCTGTCCCTGACTTCTCCCTCGCTGCTCTTTGAATTGCTCCTCCCTCAAGAtgctctcccccttccttccaaAGGAGCCACAGAATCCTGAGAAGATGAATGTGCCCTAACCTACCCCCATGTGCCCAGGCCTTATGCATTCGCTGACTgactcagcccccacccccttccccaggctCCTGGGGGCCTTTCCTACCCCCATCAGCATCAATAAAACCTCCTGTCTCCAGTGGCCCTGGCTCCTCCCTGTGTGCTAGGCATTGGGGGTTGGGCAGGGGATGGGCATGGGCTAGGGCTCCCCAGAGACTGGGAGCCTTTTGTTTCCTGTAAAAGGGGACAGGAGACAATAGGCTTCATtgtggtccccccaccccccaatttcCCTAACAAAGCTCTGGGCTCCCTTGGAGGGGCCAGTCTTGTGCTGGGCCCCAACCACAGATTCTGTAGTTGACTAGGATACAAAGTCTAAAAATCTCTGATCTAAGGCTCAGAAAGGAAGAGGTTGAGAGCCACCAGCCTGCAGGCAGGTGCTCACAGTCATGCATTTGAGAGCTGTTTGCTTACAGGTCTTTACTGACAGAGACTGGAAAAGCCTGTGCCTCAAACCAAGACTTCCAGTTACCCCAGCTACCAAGCCTAGAGTCATTACAGAGATAGCCCAGTCACTCCTACTCACTGAAATTGGGGCTTAGACCAGCCTTAAGGAGACTCCAGGCCTAAGGTAGGAAGCCACTTGGAACCACACCCTGCCATGGACTTACTCCCTCCATCCTGGAGCCTGTCTCTCACCTCAGTTCCATTAAACAAAGACAAGCAGGCCTAGCCCAGGCttttggcaaaaaagaaaaaaaaatttattttccttcaaaataaaatgtacaaccAGAAGAGATCAGGGCATGGGGCAGTAGGAGTAGAGGGGGATACCAGAGAGCCCATTTGGGGGCAGGAATCTGCCTCTGACCCCACTCCACACCTTTGCCAAGAAGAAAGAGTTTGTAAGCCAGATATttcagaagggaaggaaaagaggtgCTGCACCAGTGCTTTTCCTGGAGCAAGTCACCCTTCAGGTACAGAGCACCACCTCCATAAGGCAGTGTCAGAACCGCAGACTGGCCGAGCCCTTAAAAATCAtacagccccccccaccccaaaaaaatcATACAGCCTTCCAACCCTCCATTACCCACATGGACACACTGAGGCTCAGGCAGGGAAAGGTACATGCTAAATTGGAGGTGAGCTCAGGCCTAGAACACCTGAGCAAACCTGGCAGGGGACTGTGGCCTTAGGTATGCCTGGGTGTGTACAGGAGAGGACTAGACACATCAGTTAAGTGAATGACCCTGTGGAGAGAAAAGGCTGTGGTTTTCAGGTAGCAGCCACTGCTAAGTGGTCCCCGACCTCAGCAAGAAGGTGGCTATGTAAAGACCAAGAACCGATGGTGGTTATGAACCTCAGGACTTTTTTTAGCACCAGATG belongs to Canis lupus baileyi chromosome 23, mCanLup2.hap1, whole genome shotgun sequence and includes:
- the RHOG gene encoding rho-related GTP-binding protein RhoG — encoded protein: MQSIKCVVVGDGAVGKTCLLICYTTNAFPKEYIPTVFDNYSAQSAVDGRTVNLNLWDTAGQEEYDRLRTLSYPQTNVFVICFSIASPPSYENVRHKWHPEVCHHCPDVPILLVGTKKDLRAQPDTLRRLKEQGQAPITPQQGQALAKQIHAVRYLECSALQQDGVKEVFAEAVRAVLNPTPIKRGRSCVLL